A genomic region of Phragmites australis chromosome 2, lpPhrAust1.1, whole genome shotgun sequence contains the following coding sequences:
- the LOC133909215 gene encoding transcription factor LG2-like codes for MVHGEESSWRMASAHERAALHVNQALAYGVHAHAHAAATATAPPACFLDFQPTATAAAYIGELEEALIHGGAYAGVDPGMIKSDAQTKSAAAGYLAARPLTLEIFPSWPMRHPQQLHCGNSQSVGSTTDSSSAQNTMPQMELVSPASSAQRQEVMMVTTDDYNYKPGLVSATAPPPPAPAAAAPCFQQQTMQLHGGDHDKRKQGSTRKDGKLVDAKTERRLAQNREAARKSRLRKKAYVQQLETSRIRLQQVEHELQRARSQGLFVGGCSAAGDMSTGAAMFDMEYARWLDDDSKRLAELRSGLQAHLLDGNLGLIVEECMHHYDELFQLKAALARSDVFHLLTGTWATPAERCFFWMGGFRPSELLKILIPQLDPLTEQQLLGICSLQQSSEQAEEALAQGLHQLHQSLADTVAAGTLNDGAAGTLNYMSLMAVALEKLASLESFYQQADNLRQQTLHQMRRILTTRQAARCFLSIGEYYRRLRALSNLWASRPRENFIGTESVSPTATELQVMHQQQQNQFSGF; via the exons ATGGTGCATGGCGAGGAGAGTTCTTGGAGGATGGCGAGTGCACACGAGAGAGCAGCACTGCATGTCAACCAGGCTCTTGCCTATGGAGTCCATGCCCATGCCcatgccgccgccaccgccacggcGCCGCCTGCCTGCTTCTT GGACTTCCAGCCTACGGCCACAGCCGCTGCCTACATCGgcgagctggaggaggccctCATCCATGGCGGCGCCTACGCCGGTGTCGATCCCGGAATGATCAAGAGCGACGCGCAGACAAAGT cggcagcggcaggaTACCTCGCGGCCAGGCCCCTCACGCTGGAGATCTTCCCTTCGTGGCCAATGCGGCATCCACAGCAGCTGCACTGT GGGAATTCGCAGTCAGTAGGGAGCACCACTGACTCGAGCTCAGCTCAGAACACAATGCCACAGATGGAGTTGGTGTCCCCAGCCTCCTCTGCGCAGCGGCAGGAGGTCATGATGGTGACCACTGATGATTACAACTACAAGCCAGGCCTCGTTTCTGCCactgctcctcctccgcctgcaCCCGCTGCTGCCGCGCCATGCTTTCAGCAGCAGACGATGCAGCTGCACGGAGGAGACCATGACAAG AGGAAGCAAGGATCCACAAGAAAAGATGGCAAGTTGGTGGATGCTAAG ACGGAACGGAGGCTGGCGCAGAACAGAGAGGCAGCGAGGAAGAGCAGGCTGAGGAAGAAG GCTTACGTGCAGCAGCTAGAGACCAGCAGGATTAGGCTTCAGCAGGTAGAACATGAGCTCCAGAGAGCACGGTCACAG GGCCTGTTCGTTGGAGGGTGCAGCGCCGCCGGGGACATGAGCACTG GCGCCGCCATGTTCGACATGGAGTACGCGCGGTGGCTGGACGACGACAGCAAGCGGCTGGCGGAGCTCCGCAGCGGGCTGCAGGCGCACCTGCTTGACGGCAACCTGGGCCTCATCGTGGAGGAGTGCATGCACCACTACGACGAGCTGTTCCAGCTCAAGGCGGCGCTCGCGCGCTCCGACGTCTTCCACCTCCTCACCGGCACCTGGGCCACCCCTGCCGAGCGCTGCTTCTTCTGGATGGGCGGCTTCCGCCCCTCCGAGCTGCTCAAG ATACTGATACCACAGCTGGACCCGCTGACCGAGCAGCAGCTGCTGGGGATCTGCAGCCTGCAGCAGTCGTCGGAGCAGGCGGAGGAGGCGCTCGCGCAGGGGTTGCACCAGCTGCACCAGTCGCTGGCCGACACGGTCGCCGCCGGCACGCTCAACGACGGCGCCGCCGGCACGCTCAACTACATGAGCCTCATGGCCGTCGCGCTGGAGAAGCTCGCCAGCCTCGAAAGCTTCTATCAGCAG GCTGACAATCTAAGGCAACAGACGTTGCATCAGATGCGCCGGATCCTGACCACTCGGCAGGCGGCACGGTGTTTCCTCTCCATTGGCGAGTACTACCGCCGTCTCCGCGCTCTCAGCAACCTCTGGGCTTCCCGTCCTCGCGA GAACTTCATTGGGACAGAGAGCGTCAGCCCCACAGCAACCGAACTGCAAGTCATGCATCAACAGCAGCAGAATCAGTTCTCCGGATTTTGA